Proteins found in one Zea mays cultivar B73 chromosome 1, Zm-B73-REFERENCE-NAM-5.0, whole genome shotgun sequence genomic segment:
- the LOC100304353 gene encoding uncharacterized protein, translated as MVFVAVPCARVGVAGRGAVAVVQRPTDGVHVEAHRVDEVGGEECDADPKHHRPGEQPPPTRRSSSASFATFFALHGRWLHRAARRGASWRRSADAATCRSAGSLSGRCGPLARSSWRLGEEVQRPYLHGGHLLVAGVRPSQWPRVPGRRRLPASASARDSMTHTAR; from the coding sequence ATGGTGTTCGTGGCGGTGCCGTGCGCTCGCGTGGGCGTTGCAGGTAGAGGCGCGGTGGCGGTGGTGCAACGGCCCACTGACGGCGTGCACGTGGAAGCTCACCGTGTCGACGAAGTTGGGGGTGAGGAGTGCGACGCCGACCCGAAGCATCACAGGCCGGGAGAGCAACCGCCTCCCACCCGCCGGTCGTCCTCGGCCTCGTTCGCTACCTTCTTCGCGCTGCACGGTCGGTGGCTGCACCGTGCTGCCCGCCGGGGCGCGAGCTGGCGCCGATCGGCAGATGCAGCAACATGTCGTTCAGCTGGCTCTTTGAGCGGCCGTTGTGGCCCTCTTGCGCGGAGCTCCTGGCGGCTCGGGGAGGAGGTGCAGCGACCGTACCTGCACGGCGGTCATCTCCTCGTGGCGGGGGTGAGACCCTCGCAGTGGCCGCGAGTGCCAGGCCGGCGACGACTGCCGGCATCGGCTTCGGCGCGTGATAGCATGACGCACACGGCAAGGTGA
- the LOC103640577 gene encoding serine/threonine-protein kinase Nek2 has protein sequence MDQYEVLEQIGKGAFGSALLVRHKAEKKKYVLKKIRLARQTDRTRRSAHQEMQLIATVRNPFIVEYKDSWVEKGCYVCIVIGYCEGGDMAEAIKKVNGNHFSEEKLCKWLVQLLMALDYLHANHILHRDVKCSNIFIARDQSIRLGDFGLAKILTSDDLASSVVGTPSYMCPELLADIPYGTKSDIWSLGCCIYEMAALRPAFKAFDMQALISKITKSIVSPLPTRYSGSFRGLIKSMLRKSPEHRPSAAELLKHPHLQPYVLQVQLKSSPSRTTSPIYQALTDKVKKMTFVSDTADSARRRAARRSSLGSERTVTFCKPSPERNSVSSTRSIKEYTTTTQSARELSVGSSLQVDDEVTSKAVVTKTAGVLRTPSKSRAPASKTLVAARSRLDPPKTSYARTNRAELDSRTPLSKSSARTARRASLPLAAYRAPSGGRAGSFLEQLDSPDVSVNAPRIDRIAEFPLASSEEPLAPMNKKLSCSTPPFSTRSITKDKYTVQAVAPRAGDGDTAASDSSGRNATAASSRGSSDSSSRQQQHHLQQRFDTSSYQQRAEALEGLLEFSAQLLQQERYEELGILLKPFGPEMASPRETAIWLTKSFKETAPS, from the exons ATGGATCAGTATGAGGTGCTGGAGCAGATTGGGAAAGGAGCATTTGGTTCTGCACTCTTGGTGAGGCACAAGGCCGAGAAGAAGAA GTATGTGCTCAAGAAGATACGGCTCGCGCGGCAGACCGACCGCACACGCCGGTCTGCCCACCAGGAG ATGCAGCTCATCGCGACGGTCCGGAATCCGTTCATTGTGGAGTACAAAGATTCATGGGTGGAAAAG GGTTGCTACGTTTGCATTGTCATCGGTTACTGCGAGGGAGGAGACAT GGCTGAAGCTATCAAAAAAGTCAATGGAAACCATTTCTCGGAGGAG AAACTTTGCAAGTGGCTTGTGCAACTTCTCATGGCTCTCGATTATCTGCACGCAAATCACATTCTTCATCGGGATGTGAAG TGCTCCAATATATTTATTGCCAGAGATCAAAGCATACGCCTTG GTGACTTTGGTCTTGCGAAAATATTGACTTCGGATGATCTTGCATCCTCT GTGGTAGGAACACCAAGCTACATGTGCCCAGAACTTCTTGCCGACATACCGTATGGTACTAAATCTGATATTTGGTCTCTAG GATGTTGTATTTATGAAATGGCAGCTCTCAGACCAGCATTTAAAGCCTTT GACATGCAAGCCCTCATTAGCAAGATCACAAAGTCGATAGTATCGCCGTTGCCCACGAGATATTCTGGTTCCTT TAGGGGACTCATCAAGAGCATGCTACGGAAAAGCCCAGAACACCGACCAAGC GCTGCAGAACTGCTGAAGCACCCACACCTCCAGCCATACGTGCTGCAGGTCCAGCTGAAGTCCAGCCCCTCTCGCACCACGTCCCCAATCTACCAAGCTCTGACGGACAAAGTGAAGAAGATGACGTTCGTGAGCGACACCGCCGATTCCGCGAGGAGGAGGGCTGCGAGACGGAGCTCTCTGGGGAGCGAGAGGACCGTGACGTTCTGCAAGCCATCCCCCGAGCGCAACTCCGTCAGCTCCACGCGGAGCATCAAGGAGTACACGACGACGACCCAGAGTGCCAGGGAGCTCTCTGTCGGCAGCAGCCTGCAGGTCGACGACGAGGTCACGAGTAAGGCTGTTGTGACGAAGACGGCAGGCGTTCTACGGACTCCCAGCAAGAGCCGTGCTCCGGCATCTAAGACGTTGGTGGCGGCTAGAAGCCGGCTGGATCCTCCGAAGACGTCCTATGCCAGAACGAACCGTGCCGAG TTGGACTCAAGGACGCCTCTGAGCAAGAGCAGCGCGCGGACGGCAAGGAGAGCATCCCTCCCGCTGGCGGCGTACAGAGCACCCAGCGGCGGCCGCGCCGGTAGCTTCCTGGAGCAGCTGGACTCGCCGGACGTGTCCGTGAACGCGCCGCGGATCGACAGGATCGCGGAGTTCCCCCTAGCCTCGtccgaggagcccctggcgcccaTGAACAAGAAGCTGTCCTGCTCCACGCCTCCCTTCAGCACCCGGTCCATCACGAAGGACAAGTACACGGTGCAGGCGGTGGCGCCGCGCGCGGGCGACGGGGACACCGCCGCGAGCGACTCGTCGGGGCGCAACGCCACGGCTGCGTCCAGCCGTGGGTCCAGCGACTCGTCGTCGAGGCAGCAGCAGCATCACTTGCAGCAGCGGTTCGACACGTCGTCGTACCAGCAGCGCGCCGAGGCGCTGGAGGGCCTGCTGGAGTTCAGCGCGCAGCTGCTGCAGCAGGAGCGGTACGAGGAgcttggcatcctgctgaagcCGTTCGGCCCCGAGATGGCTTCCCCCCGGGAGACAGCCATCTGGCTCACCAAGAGCTTCAAGGAGACGGCGCCGTCGTAG